A single Symbiobacterium thermophilum IAM 14863 DNA region contains:
- the nadD gene encoding nicotinate-nucleotide adenylyltransferase: MARVAVLGGTFDPIHLGHLAAAQGVLHLTGVERVIFLPNRQPPHKQGQPVTPAEHRAAMVRLAIADNPAFGFSDLELRRPGPSYTIETVRALAAEHPDWEPAFIIGLDSLLAIRTWREWETLMQSVDFFAVTRPGHDLAAARRLLAELGPRLSGRVRLLEIPGVAVASADLRRLAAAGYPLRYLVPDPVARYIAEHRLYLRGESHGDG, from the coding sequence ATGGCGCGCGTCGCCGTCCTCGGCGGCACGTTCGATCCCATCCACCTGGGCCACCTGGCCGCGGCCCAGGGGGTGCTGCACCTGACCGGCGTGGAGCGGGTGATCTTCCTGCCCAACCGGCAGCCGCCCCACAAGCAGGGGCAGCCGGTGACGCCGGCGGAGCACCGGGCGGCGATGGTGCGGCTGGCCATCGCCGACAACCCGGCCTTCGGCTTCTCGGACCTGGAGCTGCGCCGCCCCGGCCCGTCCTACACCATCGAGACGGTCCGGGCGCTGGCGGCGGAGCACCCTGACTGGGAGCCGGCGTTCATCATCGGCCTGGACAGCCTGTTGGCGATCCGCACCTGGCGGGAGTGGGAGACGCTGATGCAGAGCGTCGACTTCTTCGCGGTCACCCGGCCCGGCCACGACCTGGCCGCGGCTCGCCGGCTCCTTGCCGAGCTGGGCCCGCGCCTCTCCGGGCGGGTACGGCTGCTGGAGATCCCCGGGGTCGCCGTCGCGTCGGCCGACCTGCGCCGGCTGGCAGCCGCGGGATACCCGCTTCGCTACCTGGTGCCCGACCCGGTGGCCCGCTACATCGCCGAACACCGACTCTACCTGAGGGGCGAAAGCCATGGCGACGGCTGA
- the yhbY gene encoding ribosome assembly RNA-binding protein YhbY, whose translation MELRGKQKRFLRAMGVTMSPILTIGKDGVTENVIRQADGALTARELIKGRVLQTAPAEPEAVAAQVAERTGAALVQVLGRNFLLYRRNPKEPKITLPE comes from the coding sequence ATGGAGCTCAGGGGCAAGCAGAAGCGGTTCCTGCGGGCGATGGGCGTGACCATGAGCCCGATCCTGACCATCGGCAAGGACGGCGTGACCGAGAACGTCATCCGCCAGGCCGACGGGGCGCTCACGGCCCGGGAGCTGATCAAGGGACGGGTGCTGCAGACGGCGCCGGCCGAGCCGGAGGCTGTGGCGGCGCAGGTGGCCGAGCGCACCGGGGCCGCCCTGGTGCAGGTGCTGGGCCGGAACTTCCTGCTGTACCGGCGGAACCCGAAGGAGCCGAAGATCACGCTGCCGGAGTGA
- a CDS encoding transposase encodes MQSHGTTPEVTAQAIKCTTRHGFLVALGWVAQRLNLVDVLNRHLRINQKTYTHTPVDKVVEALVAILGNCRYMKDLNFDPEPLVADPAVAQAWGQERFAHFSTVCATFSKLTEENVQQLSDALAEIQAPLLQQEVAAVAGPDRSGMVIVDIDLTGQKVRGETRQYTGTDFGYIQGQLARGYQIAAAFLTGKQQRFAIDGLLKSGKANSRSGACLLELIPRVEARIGRPLRRVEWVEACLAQQKVRVRQLHQALQTVSGKGSARRKQKLQSELQETVQVIRELNHRLRQYRQDNQTNPAPLRIVLRADSAFGTPEVIQRLLELGYEFTIKSYSGSNPAYKRLFDAVPAEGWVEVEKNRFASEAVAVPGPTLLAPYPVRLVAMRRWNTDGREVRSVILTTLQTEALTMTEVVKLYHGRQTIEAGFQEWKGTFHFGAPRLRKYEANAAFTQLVLFAFNLVRWAWRYLSTSSSKLAEAKSRLLVRVAARCRATIRCIGDTLRLVFSRGTPLAGAEITLNRAVSYQCTFSTPRMSSCSRET; translated from the coding sequence ATGCAGTCTCATGGTACGACGCCCGAAGTCACTGCGCAAGCCATCAAATGCACCACCCGGCATGGTTTTCTTGTCGCTCTTGGTTGGGTAGCGCAAAGGCTGAACCTGGTTGACGTGTTGAACCGGCACCTGCGGATCAATCAGAAGACCTACACCCATACGCCGGTCGACAAGGTAGTCGAGGCGTTGGTTGCCATTCTCGGCAACTGCCGCTACATGAAGGACCTGAACTTCGATCCCGAGCCGCTGGTCGCCGACCCTGCCGTAGCTCAAGCCTGGGGGCAGGAACGCTTTGCTCACTTCTCCACCGTCTGTGCGACCTTCAGCAAACTAACGGAGGAAAACGTTCAACAACTTTCCGATGCACTGGCGGAGATCCAGGCTCCCCTGCTTCAGCAGGAGGTTGCGGCGGTGGCTGGCCCAGACCGGTCCGGAATGGTCATCGTGGACATCGACCTCACCGGCCAGAAGGTCCGGGGAGAGACCAGGCAGTACACCGGTACCGACTTTGGCTACATCCAGGGGCAACTGGCCCGCGGCTATCAGATCGCAGCCGCCTTCCTCACTGGAAAGCAGCAGCGCTTTGCCATCGACGGCCTTCTCAAGTCCGGTAAGGCCAACAGCCGCTCTGGCGCCTGCCTGCTCGAACTGATCCCCAGGGTGGAAGCCCGGATCGGCCGCCCCCTGCGGCGGGTGGAATGGGTTGAAGCATGCCTGGCTCAGCAGAAGGTGCGGGTCCGGCAGTTGCATCAGGCATTACAGACGGTATCGGGCAAGGGCAGCGCCCGGCGGAAACAGAAACTGCAGTCCGAGTTACAGGAGACGGTCCAGGTCATCCGTGAACTGAACCATCGGCTCCGGCAGTACAGGCAGGACAATCAGACGAACCCGGCTCCCCTCCGGATCGTGCTGCGAGCCGACAGCGCCTTTGGCACGCCGGAGGTGATCCAGCGGCTGCTGGAGCTGGGATACGAGTTCACCATCAAGTCCTACTCCGGAAGCAATCCCGCCTACAAGCGCCTCTTCGACGCCGTGCCGGCGGAGGGCTGGGTTGAAGTCGAGAAGAACCGGTTTGCCTCCGAAGCCGTTGCTGTGCCTGGCCCAACGCTGCTCGCACCGTATCCGGTGCGGCTTGTCGCCATGCGCCGCTGGAATACGGATGGCCGGGAAGTCCGCAGCGTGATCCTGACCACGCTCCAAACCGAGGCGCTAACCATGACAGAGGTCGTGAAACTCTACCACGGACGCCAGACCATCGAAGCCGGATTCCAGGAGTGGAAGGGAACGTTTCACTTTGGTGCACCCCGGCTGCGCAAGTACGAGGCCAACGCCGCCTTTACGCAGCTCGTCCTGTTTGCCTTCAACCTGGTGCGTTGGGCCTGGCGCTATCTGAGCACCTCCTCGTCCAAACTGGCCGAGGCCAAGAGTCGACTCCTGGTACGGGTAGCGGCCCGGTGCCGGGCAACCATACGGTGTATTGGTGACACGCTGCGGCTGGTGTTCAGCCGGGGTACTCCCCTGGCTGGAGCGGAGATTACCCTGAACCGGGCCGTTTCTTACCAATGCACTTTTTCAACACCACGAATGTCGAGTTGTTCGCGTGAAACTTGA
- a CDS encoding sigma-54 interaction domain-containing protein: MDGAILRYAIQVLDSLHDGVVAVDSEGYVIYANEANTRITGLTRDQVVGRHVSEVVPNSHILDVLASRTPLLGVRTRVFDHVVVSNIVPVYHQGRMVGAVSVFRDITEVLALSRQLDEARNTIDLLRENLTAAPVAEDGVIIGQSPAAQRMYLTARKAATVDSPVLIEGESGTGKEVMARLIHNRSARRSQPLIAVNCAAIPGTLLESELFGYEEGAFTGSRKGGRPGLFQLADGGTLFLDEIGDMDPGLQAKLLRALQSGEIRRVGGTTVQKVNVRIISATNQNLAQLVREKRFREDLYYRLRVIHLVLPPLRERRADLPLFLEHAMRRVCERLGRPPARFSPAALRALMAYPFPGNIRELENVVEQAVVLAEGDVIDVGDLPPDVVGAETAAAGPADRSGDGWLGLNDPGTFPTLEEVERRVLEAGLRAFDSKAELARHLGLSRATLYRKLARYGLA, translated from the coding sequence GTGGACGGCGCAATTCTGCGGTACGCCATACAGGTCCTGGACAGCCTGCACGACGGCGTGGTCGCCGTCGACAGCGAGGGGTACGTCATCTACGCCAACGAGGCCAACACCCGCATCACCGGGCTGACCCGAGATCAGGTGGTCGGGCGTCACGTCAGCGAGGTGGTGCCCAACTCCCACATCCTGGACGTGCTCGCCTCCCGGACGCCCCTGCTGGGCGTCCGGACCCGGGTGTTCGACCACGTGGTGGTCTCCAACATCGTGCCGGTGTACCATCAGGGGCGAATGGTGGGCGCGGTGTCGGTCTTCCGGGACATCACCGAGGTGCTGGCGCTCTCCCGACAGCTGGACGAGGCCCGCAACACCATCGACCTCCTGCGGGAGAACCTGACGGCGGCGCCGGTCGCGGAGGACGGCGTCATCATCGGGCAGAGCCCCGCGGCCCAGCGCATGTACCTCACCGCCCGTAAGGCCGCCACCGTGGACTCCCCCGTGCTCATCGAGGGGGAGAGCGGCACGGGCAAGGAGGTCATGGCCCGGCTGATCCACAACCGCAGCGCCCGGAGGTCACAGCCCCTGATCGCGGTCAACTGTGCGGCGATCCCCGGGACGCTGCTGGAGAGCGAGCTCTTCGGCTACGAGGAAGGGGCGTTCACGGGCTCCCGCAAGGGCGGCCGGCCGGGGCTCTTCCAGCTGGCCGACGGCGGCACGCTGTTCCTGGACGAGATCGGCGACATGGATCCGGGGCTGCAGGCCAAGCTCCTCCGGGCGCTGCAGAGCGGCGAGATCCGGCGGGTGGGCGGCACCACCGTCCAGAAGGTGAACGTGCGCATCATCTCGGCCACTAACCAGAACCTGGCGCAGCTGGTGCGGGAGAAGCGGTTCCGGGAGGACCTGTACTACCGGCTGCGGGTCATCCATTTGGTACTGCCGCCCCTCCGGGAGCGGCGCGCCGACCTGCCCCTGTTCCTGGAACACGCGATGCGGCGGGTCTGCGAGCGGCTGGGCCGGCCGCCTGCCCGGTTCAGCCCGGCCGCGCTGCGGGCTTTGATGGCCTATCCGTTCCCGGGCAACATCCGGGAGCTGGAGAACGTGGTGGAACAGGCGGTGGTCCTGGCGGAGGGCGACGTGATCGACGTGGGCGACCTGCCGCCGGACGTGGTCGGCGCCGAGACGGCGGCCGCGGGGCCGGCGGACCGCAGCGGGGACGGCTGGCTGGGGCTCAACGACCCCGGCACGTTTCCCACCCTGGAGGAGGTGGAGCGCCGGGTGCTGGAGGCGGGGCTGCGGGCCTTCGACTCCAAGGCCGAACTGGCACGCCACCTGGGGCTCTCCAGGGCCACCCTCTACCGGAAGCTGGCGCGTTACGGGCTGGCATGA
- a CDS encoding transglycosylase domain-containing protein: MRRTWRYVLFTLLALFVLSGAGVAVFVAQTIAAAPELSELNWATSTVIYDREGNEVYRLHGGENRIPVRLSQIPEHVRNAFIAVEDPRFRSHFGLDPRGLARAAWRTGLYLLGLPGGRVEGGSTISQQLARSGWLTQEVTLRRKLQEAWIAIQLERKFSKDQILEMYLNQIYFGQGAYGIQAAAETFFGKDVGQLNIAEAAQLAGMVNGPSIYDPYVDMEASLERRAVVLDAMLREGVITREQYEEAMAFRPTLANTFEGGEDRQEGNDFIDYVISILTDAQPGLAERYGIRLRDPQSVARAGLKVYTTLDPTLQALAEQALVEQMAAADEAYGIPAEGPRPEAAAVVMNPRTGEVLALVGGRTREGMLEFNRATDALRQPGSAIKPIVAYLPALEAGLSPATILDDAPVRLSNDGTTVWPQNFDFRYQGLKPARWGVEQSVNPMAVRAMQFGGGPWEGAALARKMGLTTILPEDENLALALGGIERGVSVLDLTAAYAAIANLGLKVDPVVITRIVDRTGEVLFEARPRQEQVVSPGAAYLMIDMMKGVIRRGTAYAFTGGFRGWPAAGKTGTTEENRDAWFIGFTPDLVTGVWTGYDDPGNPLPWTGAYVPVQIWNRIMTQAVTERPEDWPRPAEVVDVAVCRLTGMLPDANCPPEQVVTELFLAGHEPSGPGNLLVKAKVVQVTVPAQDGRPAYQQWQLWQPGCPGTPVERLFIRRPEPLVRHPTDPWNPRYLPADWADELPAVTCQPQPRARWNWLTLPGGWWGTRDGAEEPEGAGLPDEEFDLPAGPDLEEPLR, translated from the coding sequence ATGAGGCGGACCTGGCGCTACGTCCTGTTCACCCTTCTGGCCCTCTTCGTCCTGTCCGGGGCCGGCGTCGCCGTCTTCGTCGCGCAGACCATCGCCGCCGCGCCGGAGCTGAGCGAGCTCAACTGGGCGACCAGCACGGTGATCTACGACCGGGAAGGAAACGAGGTCTACCGGCTGCACGGCGGCGAGAACCGCATCCCGGTCAGACTCAGCCAGATCCCGGAGCACGTGCGGAACGCCTTTATCGCCGTGGAGGATCCCCGCTTCCGTTCCCACTTCGGCCTCGATCCCCGCGGCCTCGCCCGTGCTGCCTGGCGCACCGGCCTGTACCTCCTCGGGCTGCCGGGGGGGCGGGTGGAAGGCGGATCCACCATCAGCCAGCAGCTGGCCCGCAGCGGCTGGCTGACGCAGGAGGTGACCCTGCGGCGGAAGCTGCAGGAGGCGTGGATCGCGATCCAGTTGGAGCGGAAGTTCTCCAAGGATCAGATCCTGGAGATGTACCTCAACCAGATCTACTTCGGCCAGGGGGCGTACGGTATCCAGGCGGCCGCCGAGACCTTCTTCGGCAAGGACGTCGGCCAGCTCAACATCGCAGAGGCGGCCCAACTGGCCGGCATGGTCAACGGGCCGTCCATCTACGACCCCTACGTGGACATGGAGGCCTCCCTGGAGAGGCGCGCGGTGGTGCTGGACGCGATGCTCCGGGAAGGCGTGATCACCCGGGAGCAGTATGAAGAGGCGATGGCCTTCCGGCCCACCCTGGCCAACACCTTCGAGGGCGGGGAAGACCGGCAGGAGGGCAACGACTTCATCGACTACGTCATCAGCATCCTGACCGACGCGCAGCCCGGGCTCGCGGAGCGGTACGGGATCCGGCTGCGGGATCCCCAGTCGGTGGCCCGGGCAGGGCTGAAGGTCTACACCACGCTGGACCCCACGCTGCAGGCGCTGGCGGAGCAGGCGCTGGTCGAGCAGATGGCGGCTGCGGACGAGGCCTACGGCATCCCGGCCGAGGGGCCGCGGCCGGAGGCCGCGGCGGTGGTGATGAACCCCCGCACGGGTGAGGTGCTGGCGCTGGTGGGCGGCCGCACCCGGGAGGGCATGCTGGAGTTCAACCGGGCCACCGACGCCCTGCGGCAGCCGGGCTCGGCCATCAAGCCCATCGTGGCCTACCTGCCGGCCCTGGAGGCCGGGTTGTCGCCGGCGACGATCCTGGACGACGCGCCGGTCCGGCTGTCCAACGACGGTACCACCGTGTGGCCCCAGAACTTCGACTTCAGGTACCAGGGGCTGAAGCCGGCGCGCTGGGGCGTGGAGCAGTCGGTGAACCCCATGGCCGTGCGGGCGATGCAGTTTGGCGGCGGGCCCTGGGAGGGGGCCGCGCTGGCCCGGAAGATGGGGCTGACGACGATCCTGCCGGAGGACGAGAACCTGGCGCTGGCGCTGGGCGGCATCGAGAGGGGCGTGAGCGTGCTGGACCTGACGGCCGCCTACGCCGCCATCGCCAACCTGGGGCTGAAGGTCGACCCGGTGGTGATCACCCGGATCGTCGACCGCACCGGCGAGGTGCTGTTCGAGGCGCGCCCCCGGCAGGAGCAGGTGGTCAGCCCCGGCGCGGCCTACCTGATGATCGACATGATGAAGGGCGTCATCCGCCGGGGGACGGCCTACGCCTTTACCGGCGGCTTCCGGGGGTGGCCGGCCGCAGGCAAGACGGGCACCACCGAGGAGAACCGGGATGCCTGGTTCATCGGGTTCACGCCGGACCTGGTGACCGGGGTCTGGACCGGCTACGACGATCCGGGCAACCCCCTGCCCTGGACCGGGGCTTACGTCCCGGTGCAGATCTGGAACCGCATCATGACCCAGGCCGTCACCGAGCGCCCGGAGGACTGGCCGCGGCCGGCGGAGGTGGTGGACGTCGCGGTCTGCCGGCTGACGGGCATGCTGCCGGACGCCAACTGTCCGCCCGAGCAGGTGGTGACGGAACTGTTCCTGGCGGGGCACGAGCCGTCGGGCCCCGGCAACCTGCTGGTGAAGGCCAAGGTGGTGCAGGTCACCGTGCCGGCCCAGGACGGACGGCCGGCCTACCAGCAGTGGCAGCTGTGGCAGCCCGGGTGTCCGGGCACGCCGGTGGAGCGGCTGTTCATCCGGCGGCCGGAGCCGCTGGTGCGCCACCCCACCGACCCGTGGAACCCCCGGTATCTGCCGGCCGACTGGGCGGACGAGCTGCCCGCGGTCACCTGCCAGCCGCAGCCCCGCGCGCGGTGGAACTGGCTGACGCTCCCCGGGGGTTGGTGGGGGACCCGGGACGGCGCCGAGGAGCCGGAGGGCGCGGGCCTGCCGGACGAGGAGTTCGACCTGCCCGCCGGCCCGGATCTGGAGGAACCCCTGCGGTGA
- the obgE gene encoding GTPase ObgE, producing MFVDVARIYVKGGDGGRGSNSVRREKYVPQGGPWGGDGGRGGDVVFVVDPGLNTLVDFKYQKHFKAERGEHGGPKGMHGRKGEDLVIKVPPGTVVKDDDTGEVLFDLVEPGQRAVVARGGRGGRGNMRFATPTNKCPTFYEKGEPGEERWLLLELKVVADVGLVGFPNAGKSTFLSAVSAARPKIANYPFTTLTPVLGVVDLGEGRSFVIADIPGLIEGAHQGVGLGHEFLRHVERTKVLIHVLDGAGTEGRDPLSDFDVIHNELRAYNPELAARPTLVAFNKMDLPDARENLPRVREALEKRGYRVFPISGATREGFRPLLEAAYDLIRQWVPPEPAAPEAEMVYRPKEEGWRIYKYGGVWHVEGKEIERLVAMTMWENDEAVARFLRILRLKGVEQALREAGAEDGDTVRVCDIEFELMADPV from the coding sequence ATGTTCGTGGATGTGGCCCGCATTTACGTGAAAGGCGGCGACGGCGGGCGGGGCTCCAACTCGGTGCGGCGGGAGAAGTACGTCCCGCAGGGCGGCCCCTGGGGTGGCGACGGCGGCCGGGGCGGCGACGTGGTGTTCGTCGTCGACCCGGGGCTCAACACCCTGGTCGACTTCAAGTACCAGAAGCACTTCAAGGCCGAGCGGGGCGAGCACGGCGGCCCGAAGGGGATGCACGGCCGCAAGGGCGAGGACCTGGTCATCAAGGTGCCCCCGGGCACCGTGGTCAAGGACGACGACACCGGCGAGGTGCTCTTCGACCTGGTGGAGCCCGGCCAGCGGGCGGTGGTCGCCCGCGGCGGCCGCGGCGGCCGGGGCAACATGCGCTTCGCCACGCCCACCAACAAGTGCCCGACCTTCTACGAAAAGGGCGAGCCGGGTGAGGAGCGCTGGCTGCTGCTGGAGCTGAAGGTGGTCGCGGACGTGGGGCTGGTGGGCTTCCCCAACGCGGGCAAGTCCACGTTCCTGTCCGCGGTCAGCGCGGCCCGGCCGAAGATCGCCAATTACCCGTTCACCACCCTGACGCCCGTCCTGGGCGTCGTCGACCTGGGCGAGGGGCGCTCCTTCGTCATCGCCGACATCCCCGGCCTCATCGAGGGCGCACACCAGGGCGTGGGGCTGGGACACGAGTTCCTCCGCCACGTGGAGCGGACGAAGGTGCTGATCCACGTGCTGGACGGCGCGGGCACCGAGGGGCGGGACCCGCTCAGCGACTTCGATGTGATCCACAACGAGCTGCGCGCCTACAACCCGGAGCTGGCGGCGCGCCCGACCCTGGTGGCCTTCAACAAGATGGACCTGCCGGACGCCCGGGAGAACCTGCCCCGGGTCCGGGAGGCCCTGGAGAAGCGCGGCTACCGCGTCTTCCCGATCTCCGGCGCCACGCGGGAGGGCTTCCGCCCGCTGCTGGAGGCGGCGTACGACCTCATCCGGCAGTGGGTGCCCCCGGAGCCGGCGGCTCCCGAGGCGGAGATGGTCTACCGGCCCAAGGAGGAGGGCTGGCGGATCTACAAGTACGGCGGGGTGTGGCACGTGGAAGGCAAGGAGATCGAGCGGCTGGTGGCCATGACCATGTGGGAGAACGACGAGGCGGTCGCCCGCTTCCTGCGCATCCTGCGGCTGAAGGGCGTTGAGCAGGCCCTGCGGGAGGCCGGGGCGGAGGACGGGGACACGGTGCGGGTCTGCGATATCGAGTTCGAGCTGATGGCCGACCCCGTCTGA
- the yqeK gene encoding bis(5'-nucleosyl)-tetraphosphatase (symmetrical) YqeK: MATADWRTLEGVLQRQVTGERLAHTYRVLEYARRLGRIHGADPDQVAVAALMHDYAKPLPAETLLREAERLGLSVHPVERAAPHLLHGPVAAAQLAEQGLVTDREVLQAIATHTTGRAGMGLLEKVLYVADYAEPGRRFPGAAEVREAAEQDLDRALLAALNNSLLYLVGQGWLIHPASVEARNWLLQGP, encoded by the coding sequence ATGGCGACGGCTGACTGGCGCACGCTGGAGGGCGTCCTGCAGCGGCAGGTGACCGGCGAGCGGCTGGCGCACACCTACCGGGTGCTGGAGTACGCCCGTCGCCTGGGCCGCATCCACGGGGCCGACCCTGACCAGGTGGCCGTGGCGGCCCTGATGCATGACTATGCCAAGCCGCTGCCTGCCGAAACCCTGCTGCGTGAGGCGGAGCGGCTGGGGCTCTCGGTCCACCCGGTGGAGCGGGCGGCGCCCCACCTGCTGCACGGCCCGGTCGCGGCGGCGCAGCTGGCGGAGCAGGGGCTCGTGACGGACCGGGAGGTGCTGCAGGCCATCGCCACCCACACCACCGGCCGGGCGGGGATGGGTCTGCTGGAGAAGGTGCTGTACGTGGCGGACTACGCCGAGCCCGGCCGCCGCTTCCCCGGCGCGGCGGAGGTCCGGGAGGCGGCGGAGCAGGACCTGGACCGGGCGCTGCTGGCGGCCCTGAACAACTCGCTGCTCTACCTGGTCGGGCAGGGGTGGCTCATCCACCCCGCGTCGGTGGAGGCGCGCAACTGGCTGTTGCAGGGACCGTGA
- the rsfS gene encoding ribosome silencing factor: protein MTDSAELAQWAAIAAEGKKARDVRILDIRSISVVADYFVICSGTSGTHVRAIVDHVEEELDKKGHKVRHVEGYSGGRWVLLDFGDVVVHVMQEEEREFYNLERLWGDAVEVAVETPAVG from the coding sequence TTGACGGATTCCGCCGAGTTGGCCCAGTGGGCTGCCATTGCGGCAGAGGGGAAGAAGGCCCGGGACGTCCGAATCCTGGACATCCGCTCGATCAGCGTGGTGGCTGACTACTTCGTCATCTGCTCCGGAACCAGCGGCACCCACGTGCGGGCGATCGTGGACCACGTGGAGGAGGAGCTCGACAAGAAGGGGCACAAGGTACGCCACGTGGAAGGGTACAGCGGCGGCCGCTGGGTGCTGCTGGACTTTGGTGATGTGGTCGTCCACGTGATGCAGGAAGAGGAGCGGGAGTTCTACAACCTGGAGCGGCTTTGGGGCGACGCGGTGGAGGTTGCGGTCGAGACGCCGGCTGTGGGATAA
- a CDS encoding tryptophanase, translating to MPKGEPFKIKMVEPIRLIPREDREAAIKAAHYNPFLLRSSDVYIDLLTDSGTGAMSQFQWSAMMLGDESYAGASSYYRLKEAVTDITGYEYVLPTHQGRGAEKSAFAQLITRPGMYVLSNMFFDTTRGHVQLAGGRPIDLLLDVPTEEYHPFKGNMDTARLEAFIQEHGAENIACIVMTVTNNSAGGQPVSMANIRETSRIARKYGILLLFDVARYAENCHFIRMREEGYADKAPIDIAREMFSYGDGLMMSAKKDALVNIGGLLAFKDEELYTRVGGTVVPFEGFLTYGGLAGRDLEAMAVGLREALDPDYLAYRVGQVEYLGNLLRSAGIPIQWPVGGHAVFIDAAKFLPHIPWDQFPGHALTVALYQEGGVRTVEVGSLVMGRDPETGENVRSPFEFTRLAIPRRVYTNLHLEDVAETVINAFQKREQIRGVKFTREPKVLRHFTAHFDLV from the coding sequence ATGCCAAAGGGCGAGCCCTTTAAGATCAAGATGGTGGAACCGATCCGGCTGATCCCCCGGGAGGACCGGGAGGCGGCCATCAAGGCAGCGCACTACAATCCCTTCCTGCTCCGGTCCTCCGACGTCTACATCGACCTGCTCACCGACTCCGGCACGGGCGCGATGAGCCAGTTCCAGTGGTCCGCCATGATGCTGGGCGACGAGTCGTACGCCGGCGCCAGCAGCTACTACCGGCTGAAGGAGGCGGTCACTGACATCACCGGGTACGAGTACGTCCTCCCGACCCACCAGGGCCGCGGCGCCGAGAAGAGCGCCTTCGCGCAGCTGATCACCCGGCCGGGCATGTACGTGCTCTCCAACATGTTCTTCGACACGACTCGCGGCCACGTGCAGCTGGCCGGCGGCCGGCCGATCGACCTGCTGCTGGACGTGCCCACCGAGGAGTACCACCCCTTCAAGGGCAACATGGACACGGCCAGGCTCGAGGCCTTCATTCAGGAGCACGGCGCGGAGAACATCGCCTGCATCGTGATGACCGTGACCAACAACTCCGCGGGCGGGCAGCCCGTATCCATGGCCAACATCCGCGAGACGTCCCGCATCGCGCGGAAGTACGGCATCCTGCTGCTGTTCGACGTGGCCCGGTACGCCGAGAACTGCCACTTCATCCGGATGCGGGAGGAAGGCTACGCTGACAAGGCGCCCATCGACATCGCCCGGGAGATGTTCTCCTACGGCGACGGGTTGATGATGAGCGCCAAGAAGGACGCGCTGGTGAACATCGGCGGCCTGCTGGCCTTCAAGGACGAGGAGCTGTACACCCGCGTGGGCGGCACGGTCGTGCCCTTCGAGGGCTTCCTGACCTACGGCGGCCTGGCCGGCCGGGATCTGGAGGCCATGGCGGTGGGCCTCCGGGAGGCGCTGGATCCCGACTACCTGGCGTACCGGGTGGGCCAGGTGGAGTACCTGGGCAACCTGCTGCGCAGCGCCGGCATCCCGATCCAGTGGCCGGTGGGCGGCCATGCGGTGTTCATCGACGCCGCGAAGTTCCTGCCGCACATCCCGTGGGACCAGTTCCCCGGCCACGCGCTCACGGTGGCGCTCTACCAGGAGGGCGGCGTGCGCACCGTGGAGGTCGGCTCGCTCGTGATGGGCCGCGACCCCGAGACCGGCGAGAACGTCCGCAGCCCGTTCGAGTTCACCCGGCTGGCGATTCCGCGGCGGGTCTACACCAACCTGCACCTGGAAGACGTCGCCGAGACCGTGATCAACGCCTTCCAGAAGCGGGAGCAGATCCGCGGCGTCAAGTTCACCCGGGAGCCGAAGGTGCTGCGCCACTTCACGGCGCACTTCGATCTGGTCTAG